A window of the Tiliqua scincoides isolate rTilSci1 chromosome 5, rTilSci1.hap2, whole genome shotgun sequence genome harbors these coding sequences:
- the LOC136651253 gene encoding enkurin-like, giving the protein MTALRCFQGGGSLRLLADTPSRAPRRPPVGSSAPARLGDQAGPRGPPAGPCGLRASGLSSTRAEGGGRVREAPPRAEPNCRGGPDSLRSAAAAPRRLRGGPRELVLLGSGLPAGWARGAAEDERRRAGGVRVPPAAPAREGPRRASQRGCAAHLGAAPAPVRDPVQGYVSQFRASVTRELRERPREPCRTMGLPRLRLPSPGHFLRRRAREPPPPPPRRHRVTKKPGKPSVPPRTEHPVMGVQSKKNFIATNAAEAIMAVPKKPLRACVDVRQGDKFLLENSGLVKKYLQKKDFGTMPRYLVKLNEEAQRAQEEADTCLKEVLQQKRPQRISREERETLLEGLKRNWEEINQEFQGLSVVTGTIPRRLHREKLETQMKQLEHDISAIEKHCFIYVARA; this is encoded by the exons ATGACGGCGCTGCGCTGCTTCCAGGGGGGCGGCAGCCTGCGGCTTCTCGCCGACACCCCGAGCCGAGCGCCCCGAAGGCCTCCGGTGGGAAGCTCTGCCCCTGCCCGGCTCGGAGACCAGGCGGGGCCTCGAGGACCGCCCGCCGGCCCATGCGGTCTCCGCGCGAGCGGCCTCAGCAGCACGCGCGCGGAGGGCGGCGGGCGCGTGCGGGAGGCCCCTCCTCGGGCGGAACCCAACTGCCGTGGCGGCCCGGACTCCCTTCGCAGCGCCGCGGCGGCCCCTCGACGGCTCCGCGGAGGGCCGCGGGAGCTCGTCCTGCTCGGAAGCGGCCTGCCTGCGGGGTGGGCTCGGGGCGCTGCGGAGGATGAGCGGCGGAGGGCCGGAGGAGTGCGTGTACCGCCTGCTGCCCCTGCCCGAGAAGGGCCCCGCCGCGCCTCCCAG AGGGGGTGCGCAGCTCACCTCGGAGCGGCTCCCGCTCCTGTTCGTGATCCTGTTCAAGG GTACGTCTCGCAGTTCCGGGCCTCGGTGACGCGCGAGCTGCGGGAGCGGCCGCGGGAGCCGTGCAGGACGATGGGGCTGCCCCGACTCCGCCTGCCGTCGCCGGGACACTTTCTCCGCAGGCGCGCCcgggagccgccgccgccgcccccacGTAG GCATCGTGTCACGAAGAAGCCGGGAAAACCGTCGGTGCCACCGAGGACAGAGCACCCTGTCATGGGTGTTCAGAGCAAGAAGAACTTCATTGCCACCAACGCTGCAGAGGCCATCATGGCCGTGCCCAAGAAGCCTCTTCGTGCCTGTGTTGATGTGCGACAGGGAGATAAATTTCTCCTTGAAAACTCAGGGTTGGTCAAAAAATACCTCCAGAAGAAG GACTTTGGAACTATGCCCAGATACCTGGTGAAGCTCAACGAGGAAGCCCAGAGAGCACAGGAAGAGGCGGACACCTGTCTCAAGGAGGTTCTGCAACAGAAACGCCCCCAGCGGATCTCCAGGGAAGAGAGGGAGACCCTCCTGGAG GGTCTCAAGAGGAACTGGGAAGAGATCAACCAGGAATTCCAAGGCCTTTCAGTTGTGACAGGCACAATTCCAAGGAGGCTTCACAGAGAGAAACTGGAGACCCAGATGAAGCAGCTGGAGCACGACATCAGCGccattgagaagcactgcttcaTTTATGTTGCACGCGCGTGA
- the LOC136651782 gene encoding succinate--CoA ligase [ADP-forming] subunit beta, mitochondrial-like yields the protein MMGRGGCEGALSAAAKALGSRLGLSTSQNFKAQQPPQQRNLSLHEYLSRRLLQEAGVSVPKAAVARTPEEAYKVAKDLGMNDLVVKAQVLTGGRGKGTFEGGLKGGVRVVFSPEEVREISSRMIGKKLFTKQTGEKGRICHQVLVCERRYPRREYYFAIMMERSFQGPVLIGSSQGGVDIEEVVAENPTAIFKEPIDIVEGVKKKQALALAQKMGFPASLVHEAADNMVKLYNLFIKYDATMVEINPMVEDSTGRVMCMDAKISFDGNSAFRQQSIFDLRDWSQEDERDQEAASAELNYIGLEGNIGCLVNGAGLAMATMDIIKVHGGTPANFLNVGGGATVEQVTAAFKLITADEKVHAILVNIFGGLMRCDVIAQGIIMAAKDLELKIPIVVRLQGTRVKDAKAVISESELEILACDDLDAAARMAVKLSDIMVLAKQAQVEVKFKLPA from the coding sequence ATGATGGGAAGAGGTGGCTGTGAGGGAGCCTTGAGTGCTGCTGCCAAGGCGCTTGGTAGCCGCCTAGGACTGTCTACTAGTCAAAACTTTAAAGCGCAGCAGCCGCCGCAACAAAGGAACTTGTCTCTGCACGAATATCTGAGTAGGAGGCTCCTGCAGGAGGCTGGCGTCTCTGTTCCGAAGGCTGCGGTGGCAAGGACACCGGAAGAGGCGTACAAAGTGGCCAAAGACTTGGGCATGAACGACCTGGTCGTCAAGGCACAAGTGCTCACTGGTGGCCGTGGAAAAGGGACATTTGAGGGGGGACTGAAAGGAGGCGTGAGAGTAGTTTTTTCCCCAGAGGAAGTGAGAGAGATCTCTTCTCGAATGATCGGGAAGAAGCTGTTCACCAAGCAGACTGGAGAAAAGGGCCGGATCTGCCATCAGGTGCTGGTCTGCGAGCGCCGCTATCCAAGGAGAGAATATTACTTTGCCATCATGATGGAAAGGTCCTTCCAGGGCCCTGTCCTGATTGGCAGCTCTCAAGGTGGGGTTGACATTGAGGAGGTAGTTGCGGAGAATCCCACAGCCATTTTCAAAGAGCCCATTGATATCGTGGAGGGTGTCAAGAAGAAGCAGGCCCTGGCACTGGCCCAGAAAATGGGCTTCCCCGCTTCGCTGGTGCACGAGGCGGCCGACAATATGGTCAAGTTGTACAATCTCTTTATTAAATACGATGCAACCATGGTGGAGATTAATCCCATGGTTGAGGATTCGACCGGAAGGGTGATGTGCATGGATGCCAAGATCAGTTTTGACGGCAACTCCGCTTTCCGCCAGCAGAGCATCTTTGACCTGCGGGACTGGAGCCAGGAGGATGAACGAGACCAGGAGGCAGCGAGTGCGGAGCTCAACTACATCGGCCTGGAGGGAAACATCGGCTGCCTGGTGAATGGCGCTGGGCTGGCCATGGCCACCATGGACATCATCAAAGTGCATGGCGGCACCCCGGCCAACTTCCTGAATGTTGGAGGTGGAGCGACAGTGGAACAGGTGACGGCGGCCTTCAAGCTGATCACAGCGGACGAAAAGGTCCATGCTATTCTGGTCAACATTTTTGGAGGGCTGATGAGATGCGATGTGATTGCGCAGGGTATCATCATGGCAGCCAAAGACTTGGAACTGAAGATCCCAATTGTGGTCCGACTGCAAGGCACTCGGGTCAAGGATGCCAAAGCTGTCATCAGTGAGAGTGAGCTGGAAATTCTTGCCTGCGATGATTTGGATGCCGCAGCTAGGATGGCCGTGAAGCTCTCTGACATCATGGTCTTGGCAAAACAAGCTCAGGTGGAAGTGAAGTTTAAGTTGCCGGCCTGA